Proteins found in one Oncorhynchus keta strain PuntledgeMale-10-30-2019 chromosome 2, Oket_V2, whole genome shotgun sequence genomic segment:
- the LOC118371682 gene encoding neuronal acetylcholine receptor subunit beta-4, giving the protein MTRTLTLLAFLFTFIKCGSCADSEERLMNCLLGKDRYNKLIRPAVNRTERVTVKLQVSLAQLISVNEREQIMTTNVWLTQHWDDYRLSWDPSQYDGIDKLRIPSRHIWLPDIVLYNNADGTYEVTVFTNAIVQFNGSIFWLPPAIYKSACKIEVKHFPFDQQNCTLKFRSWTYDHTELDLVLKTGVASMDDFTPSGEWDILALPGRRTVNPLDPTYVDLTYDFIIKRKPLFYTINLIIPCVLITSLAILVFYLPSDCGEKMTLCISVLLALTVFLLLISKIVPPTSLDVPLIGKYLMFTMVLVTFSIITSVCVLNVHHRSPSTHTMPSWVKVVFLNKLPHLLFMRRPKNNSARQRLRQQRQLRTRRSILADLGYPATAMSKTATAAAMSSSSASAFSSPGHFYNKVTAPLGYTHAFTKGEACSTEFLPNSFPSSQDLRHRGSPDWGGDVQEAVDGVRFVADHMMGDDDNQNVIEDWKYVAMVVDRMFLWIFIIVCVTGTLGLFLQPLFQHSIVPIQQPSSDTPRT; this is encoded by the exons GTGGCAGTTGTGCGGACTCAGAGGAGCGTCTGATGAACTGTCTGCTGGGAAAGGATCGCTACAACAAGCTGATCCGCCCAGCTGTGAACAGGACAGAGCGGGTTACTGTCAAACTACAGGTTTCCCTGGCCCAACTCATCAGTGTG aatgagagagagcagaTTATGACCACCAATGTTTGGCTCACACAG CACTGGGATGACTACAGGCTATCATGGGACCCTTCTCAATATGATGGCATTGACAAGCTACGTATTCCTTCCAGACACATCTGGCTACCTGATATTGTGCTCTATAACAA TGCGGATGGAACCTATGAGGTAACAGTCTTCACCAATGCCATTGTCCAGTTCAACGGCAGCATCTTCTGGCTGCCTCCGGCCATCTATAAGAGTGCCTGCAAGATCGAGGTCAAGCACTTCCCCTTTGACCAGCAGAACTGCACGCTCAAGTTCCGGTCATGGACCTACGACCACACCGAGCTCGATTTGGTCCTGAAGACAGGGGTGGCCAGCATGGACGACTTCACTCCCAGTGGGGAATGGGACATCTTGGCCTTGCCGGGCAGGCGGACGGTTAACCCTCTGGATCCTACCTACGTGGACCTCACCTATGACTTCATCATCAAGAGGAAGCCGCTATTCTACACCATCAACCTAATCATCCCCTGTGTCCTCATCACCTCTCTGGCCATCCTGGTCTTCTACCTGCCGTCTGACTGTGGGGAGAAGATGACTCTGTGTATCTCAGTCCTCCTGGCCCTCACTGTGTTCCTCCTCCTGATCTCCAAGATCGTCCCTCCCACCTCGTTGGACGTGCCTCTGATTGGGAAGTACCTGATGTTCACCATGGTGCTGGTGACCTTCTCCATcatcaccagtgtgtgtgtgctcaacgTGCACCACCGCTCCCCCAGCACACACACCATGCCCTCCTGGGTCAAGGTAGTGTTCCTCAACAAGCTGCCCCATCTGCTCTTCATGAGACGCCCGAAGAATAACTCTGCCCGCCAGCGGCTACGCCAGCAGAGACAACTCCGAACTCGCAGATCCATCCTGGCGGAcctgggctaccctgccaccgCCATGTCCAAAACAGCCACCGCTGCTGCCATGTCTTCCTCCTCTGCCTCGGCCTTCTCCTCCCCGGGACACTTTTACAACAAAGTCACAGCTCCGCTGGGGTACACCCACGCCTTCACGAAGGGGGAGGCCTGCTCCACCGAGTTCCTGCCCAACAGCTTCCCCTCCTCCCAGGACCTCCGCCATAGAGGCAGCCCAGACTGGGGGGGAGATGTTCAGGAGGCAGTGGACGGGGTCCGCTTCGTGGCTGATCACATGATGGGGGACGATGATAACCAGAAT GTTATCGAGGACTGGAAGTATGTGGCAATGGTGGTGGACCGTATGTTCCTGTGGATCTTTATaatagtgtgtgtgactggaacCCTGGGTCTCTTCCTCCAGCCTCTATTTCAGCATTCAATAGTCCCCATCCAGCAGCCCAGCTCAGACACACCCCGTacctga